A genome region from Candidatus Cloacimonadota bacterium includes the following:
- a CDS encoding C10 family peptidase, whose product MKKRFFVTCAFLLLFAVALSAVPVSYNLAEQTARTKLQVESKSDFIINNFYELKGDDNAVLAYVFHLDPQGFIIVTTDTDIVPILGYSFIHNYEVPEEGEWTIGQHYVTQDLSLRNEAIPFTSSDILSQNNMLWKKYENQDVEYFISKAKDRDIYPPTGTTSTGGWIEQLYDQGYPWNVYCPLDPQNGGRSVVGCVATAMSMIVDYHRYIGSASFDDSDDYVSNYTTPYIYIDNDHNSLDFPSFSELNLLLDQLRTFYQTNTPLDNQMKAVISVACGFSVEMKYSSDGSGAYCSDVRNELLTRFGFDSATHYYSSHPNFYTVMQQDMMNARPCEMGITGAGGHAINVDGYNTSEETYHLNFGWAGSYNGWYSLPSGMPAGFTTVDNAVMNIQGGIYPFIEFDEMFVSELSGDGDGKVNPGETAQVRVRLTNRQSFSTATSVVATLETTDPRATITDPTGTYNDIPAGSSQLNLLDPFVIEFDEGIGVCSIPFNLHVTSNSGYYADLEFDIDVTLDLAGWPVLITNGVPGSPAVADLDNADNELELACGDKNGEVHLYNMSGTEQGGFPYNTTNQIYGSVAVANIDADDDLEIIAASRANKIIGLDPDGSVVLDYTTDSNILCTPVVTDLTGDGVKEIIVQTITKNLYVVDQTGTIYPNFPITLPNFMYSGVGAAVEDLNGDGIKEMLIPCNDGVLYCIDETGVIAWQATLSAAPHGSATIVKFIDDYYILVGAADGTLTKLDNEGTIIDEFPLSGDIRTSPVVINPTNSNVINDLVIIVGSNSDKLYVLDWNGNTLAGFPYDLPGDVESTPAVGDIDGNGVYDIIFGCNDKYLYGLDMNGNALAEFPIYVDYDIKSSPQIADFDNDGDYDIAFGTSAGMWIIDYKTPYGEGDLLCGIYRYDLARTGSVDCTQKTGVGSNPQNHDFFITQNFPNPVANQTTISFGLPNTQIQNPQLRVYNLLGQLVSSYDIDNPKAGDNTFEWNGKDNSGNDIPNGVYFYRLETDTYQSDIKKLILLK is encoded by the coding sequence ATGAAAAAAAGATTTTTTGTGACTTGTGCTTTCCTGCTGCTTTTCGCTGTTGCTTTATCAGCAGTGCCGGTATCATATAACCTGGCAGAACAAACAGCACGAACGAAATTGCAGGTAGAAAGTAAAAGCGATTTTATTATTAATAATTTTTATGAACTTAAGGGAGATGATAACGCGGTACTTGCATATGTTTTTCATCTTGATCCCCAGGGTTTTATAATTGTAACAACTGATACTGATATTGTCCCGATTCTTGGTTATTCTTTCATCCATAATTACGAAGTGCCCGAAGAAGGGGAATGGACGATCGGGCAACACTATGTTACTCAAGACCTTTCCCTTCGTAATGAAGCAATTCCTTTCACATCATCAGATATTCTCTCTCAGAATAACATGCTATGGAAGAAATACGAAAACCAAGATGTGGAATATTTCATTTCAAAAGCAAAGGATAGAGATATTTACCCGCCAACAGGTACAACATCCACCGGCGGCTGGATAGAACAGCTTTATGATCAGGGCTATCCATGGAATGTATATTGTCCGCTCGATCCCCAAAATGGTGGAAGATCGGTAGTCGGATGTGTTGCCACAGCAATGTCAATGATCGTTGATTATCACCGATATATCGGCAGTGCTTCCTTTGATGACAGCGATGATTATGTGTCCAATTATACAACTCCCTATATCTATATTGATAATGACCATAACTCTCTTGATTTCCCCTCATTCTCGGAATTGAATCTCCTCCTCGACCAGCTCCGTACATTCTATCAGACGAATACCCCTCTCGACAACCAGATGAAAGCCGTTATTTCCGTTGCCTGCGGTTTCTCCGTAGAGATGAAATACTCCTCAGATGGTTCAGGAGCATATTGCTCTGATGTTCGTAATGAACTTCTGACACGATTCGGATTTGATTCAGCAACACATTATTATTCATCACACCCGAATTTTTATACCGTGATGCAGCAGGATATGATGAATGCAAGACCATGTGAAATGGGAATCACCGGTGCTGGTGGACATGCCATCAATGTTGATGGATATAATACTAGTGAAGAAACCTACCATCTCAATTTCGGATGGGCTGGTTCATACAATGGCTGGTACTCGCTCCCAAGTGGAATGCCTGCCGGTTTCACGACGGTTGATAATGCAGTTATGAATATACAGGGTGGTATTTACCCGTTTATTGAATTTGATGAAATGTTCGTGTCCGAACTTTCAGGAGATGGAGATGGAAAAGTCAATCCAGGTGAAACCGCACAGGTTCGTGTGCGCCTGACCAACAGACAGAGTTTCTCTACTGCAACAAGCGTTGTTGCTACCCTGGAAACCACCGATCCCCGTGCAACAATTACGGATCCAACCGGAACTTACAACGATATTCCTGCGGGTTCATCACAGCTTAATCTTCTGGATCCTTTTGTGATTGAATTTGACGAAGGTATCGGCGTTTGCTCCATACCTTTTAACCTCCATGTAACAAGTAATAGTGGCTACTACGCAGACCTTGAATTTGATATAGATGTTACACTCGATCTCGCTGGCTGGCCTGTTTTGATAACAAATGGAGTTCCCGGTTCACCTGCAGTCGCAGACCTTGACAATGCTGATAACGAACTCGAGCTTGCCTGTGGGGATAAAAATGGAGAAGTACACCTGTATAATATGAGCGGAACAGAACAAGGCGGATTCCCTTATAATACGACCAATCAGATTTACGGCTCAGTTGCCGTTGCAAATATCGATGCTGACGATGACTTAGAAATTATTGCTGCCTCACGTGCAAATAAAATTATCGGTCTTGATCCTGATGGTAGTGTTGTTTTGGATTATACAACGGACAGTAATATTCTCTGCACCCCAGTTGTAACCGACCTCACAGGTGATGGCGTCAAAGAGATAATTGTACAGACGATTACAAAAAATCTCTATGTTGTCGATCAAACGGGTACGATCTACCCGAACTTCCCGATCACGCTTCCGAACTTTATGTACAGCGGTGTTGGTGCTGCAGTTGAAGATCTCAACGGTGACGGCATCAAAGAGATGCTGATCCCCTGTAATGATGGTGTGCTCTATTGTATAGACGAAACAGGCGTGATTGCCTGGCAGGCAACTCTCTCTGCTGCACCTCACGGATCTGCAACGATCGTGAAGTTCATTGATGATTATTACATACTTGTTGGTGCTGCTGATGGTACCCTTACCAAATTAGATAACGAAGGTACGATTATCGATGAATTTCCTCTTTCCGGTGATATCCGCACCTCTCCTGTTGTTATCAATCCAACAAATTCGAATGTTATCAACGACCTTGTCATTATTGTCGGTTCAAACAGTGATAAACTCTATGTCCTGGACTGGAACGGTAATACTCTTGCGGGATTTCCCTACGATCTTCCCGGTGATGTCGAATCCACACCAGCAGTCGGTGATATCGACGGAAACGGTGTGTATGATATCATCTTCGGATGCAATGACAAGTATTTATACGGTTTAGATATGAATGGCAATGCATTAGCAGAATTCCCGATCTATGTTGATTATGATATTAAATCCTCACCGCAAATAGCTGATTTCGATAATGACGGTGATTATGATATCGCTTTCGGTACAAGTGCAGGCATGTGGATCATCGATTATAAGACCCCGTATGGCGAAGGCGATCTCCTGTGCGGCATCTATCGTTATGACCTGGCAAGAACAGGTTCAGTTGACTGTACGCAAAAGACAGGCGTTGGAAGCAATCCGCAGAATCATGACTTCTTCATCACACAGAACTTCCCAAATCCTGTAGCAAACCAGACAACGATTTCCTTTGGACTTCCAAATACACAGATACAAAATCCTCAGCTCAGGGTTTATAACCTGCTTGGACAGCTTGTCTCATCTTATGACATCGATAATCCAAAAGCGGGTGATAATACATTTGAATGGAACGGTAAAGACAACAGCGGAAATGACATCCCAAATGGTGTCTATTTCTACCGATTAGAAACCGATACATATCAGTCTGACATTAAGAAATTGATCTTACTTAAATAA
- a CDS encoding RNA-binding protein gives MRIDVLLDKLCMVKHRSIAKKACDKGLVLINGDPAKPSKKVQVGDIIKMTLYGFILECEITEIPKGNVGKSDVQNYYKLLVRNQTT, from the coding sequence ATGAGAATCGATGTCCTGCTCGACAAACTCTGCATGGTCAAGCACCGATCAATTGCAAAAAAAGCATGTGATAAAGGACTCGTGTTGATCAATGGCGATCCTGCGAAACCCTCGAAAAAAGTACAGGTTGGAGACATCATCAAGATGACACTCTACGGTTTCATCCTCGAATGCGAGATTACAGAAATCCCCAAAGGGAATGTCGGAAAATCGGATGTGCAGAATTATTATAAGCTTCTTGTACGAAATCAAACCACATAA
- a CDS encoding family 10 glycosylhydrolase has product MIRRRFFIVILVFLLTGSVTLSAEMRSLWAAAWDINTPQKIVKVVKTAADNDFDAIFAEIRYRGDALYKPNRYDRTFPNPEPISYFVTIDGFDPLSFLLQTAKNFNIKVYAWMTTFVVTPLYTYKLPENHVYFTHPEWICRTSDDDPMLSHIEGEGAYLDPGIPEVQRYTQDVILDVVSNYDIAGVILDYIRYPGSEYSYNSLALEHFINDVTEKRYSNNYTEWKQKVISDFIRDTGSKIKFLRPDVQFAVTAKPDNHEAKYRFYQDWEQWLTFRDLDYVHLMMYTKSDISFRNTIEKNLVRLDSSKIALSLRAWDDQKTYTSAEIQSKIRYAKASGFDNISIFHFGGLVANGYKLADTLSIK; this is encoded by the coding sequence ATGATCAGACGTAGATTTTTTATCGTGATTCTTGTATTCCTTCTTACAGGATCGGTTACGCTCTCTGCAGAGATGAGAAGTCTGTGGGCTGCTGCTTGGGACATCAATACACCCCAGAAAATAGTAAAAGTTGTAAAAACTGCTGCAGACAATGACTTTGATGCGATCTTCGCTGAAATACGCTATCGGGGAGATGCACTCTACAAGCCAAATCGCTATGATAGGACTTTTCCAAATCCAGAACCGATCTCCTATTTTGTTACCATCGATGGTTTTGATCCGCTCTCTTTTCTCCTTCAGACCGCAAAGAATTTCAATATCAAAGTCTATGCCTGGATGACGACATTTGTTGTCACACCTCTCTATACCTATAAACTACCGGAGAATCATGTGTATTTCACTCATCCGGAATGGATATGCAGAACCAGTGACGATGATCCTATGCTCAGCCACATAGAAGGTGAAGGTGCATATCTCGACCCGGGAATCCCCGAGGTCCAGCGCTATACGCAGGACGTCATACTCGATGTTGTATCAAATTACGATATCGCCGGTGTTATCCTCGATTATATCCGATACCCCGGAAGCGAGTACTCATATAACTCACTAGCACTCGAACACTTTATCAATGATGTTACCGAAAAGAGATACTCGAATAATTACACAGAATGGAAACAGAAGGTCATCTCTGATTTTATTCGGGATACGGGTTCAAAGATCAAATTTCTCAGGCCGGATGTTCAGTTCGCTGTTACTGCCAAGCCGGATAATCACGAAGCAAAATACCGTTTTTACCAAGACTGGGAGCAGTGGCTCACCTTTAGAGACCTTGACTACGTGCACCTTATGATGTACACGAAATCAGACATTTCTTTCAGGAATACGATAGAAAAGAACCTTGTGCGTTTGGATTCCTCAAAAATTGCACTCTCCCTGCGTGCATGGGATGACCAAAAAACATATACTTCAGCCGAGATTCAGTCCAAGATCAGGTATGCGAAAGCTTCAGGATTCGACAATATCTCGATATTCCACTTCGGTGGTCTTGTGGCGAACGGCTATAAGCTTGCAGATACCTTATCAATAAAATAG
- a CDS encoding exodeoxyribonuclease VII large subunit, with protein sequence MNLFGPESSEHTPKGKQLADENVFSVSEITAHIKNILESTITPLWIKGEISNYKRHSSGHMYFTLKDESSSLLCVFFRQFNHYLRFEPENGMEVMCYGQIKVYERSGQYQLYVNQMRPLGIGELEIAFRKLKEKLEEEGLFDEFHKKKVPEYPSRIGIVTSPTGAAIQDMKNVLSRRFPVEIYLYPTRVQGDEAAQEIAEGIREFNKRNKVDVIIIGRGGGSIEDLWPFNEEIVAREIFASKIPIISAVGHETDFTIADFVADLRAPTPSAAAELVVPERTALQHNLKTYADRMQNFLYERLHEYSIQCRELSYRLERRHPENVLLNYSQQLDDLNLRLKDSLGYLVDIRFELEEMKIKFLQSLKNSCIDMNNKLLVDLDHTLRYSMNEIYIKAHDRFIDLSAKCEELNPLKILKSGYTLTKKGKRILNTIKNVAVNDRLEIHFYDGTCVSSVTEVHENPDNDQT encoded by the coding sequence ATGAATCTCTTTGGTCCTGAATCATCGGAACATACACCGAAAGGCAAGCAACTTGCTGACGAAAATGTCTTCTCTGTCTCCGAGATCACGGCACATATAAAGAATATCCTCGAATCCACGATCACCCCCCTGTGGATAAAAGGGGAAATTTCCAATTATAAAAGACATTCCTCGGGACACATGTATTTTACGCTCAAGGATGAGAGCAGCAGTCTATTATGTGTCTTCTTTCGCCAGTTCAATCATTACCTCCGCTTTGAACCGGAAAACGGTATGGAGGTTATGTGTTACGGGCAGATCAAGGTGTATGAACGAAGCGGACAGTACCAGCTCTATGTAAACCAGATGCGCCCCCTCGGTATCGGTGAACTCGAGATCGCTTTCAGAAAATTGAAAGAGAAACTGGAAGAGGAAGGGCTGTTCGATGAATTTCATAAAAAGAAAGTCCCTGAATATCCTTCGCGTATCGGGATCGTAACTTCTCCCACCGGTGCAGCGATCCAGGATATGAAGAATGTGCTTTCAAGAAGATTCCCCGTGGAAATATATCTCTATCCTACACGTGTACAGGGTGATGAAGCAGCACAGGAAATCGCAGAAGGAATACGAGAATTCAATAAGCGCAATAAAGTGGACGTCATCATTATCGGAAGGGGAGGTGGTTCCATCGAAGACCTCTGGCCCTTTAATGAAGAAATCGTAGCCCGGGAAATATTTGCATCGAAGATCCCCATTATTTCTGCGGTCGGTCATGAAACTGATTTCACGATCGCAGATTTTGTTGCCGACCTCCGCGCACCGACACCATCTGCTGCTGCAGAACTTGTTGTGCCGGAACGGACTGCGCTTCAACATAATCTCAAGACGTATGCAGACAGGATGCAAAACTTTCTTTATGAAAGACTGCATGAGTACTCGATCCAATGCAGGGAGCTCTCATATCGTCTTGAACGAAGGCATCCCGAAAATGTTCTCTTGAATTATTCCCAGCAGCTCGATGATCTGAATTTGCGGTTGAAGGATTCCCTTGGCTATCTTGTTGACATTCGGTTTGAACTCGAAGAGATGAAGATCAAATTCCTGCAATCGCTGAAAAACTCATGCATTGACATGAACAATAAGCTCCTTGTTGATCTCGATCATACACTTCGTTATTCGATGAATGAAATATATATAAAAGCACATGATCGCTTCATCGACTTGAGTGCAAAATGCGAGGAACTCAATCCTCTAAAAATATTAAAAAGCGGCTATACATTGACGAAAAAAGGGAAGCGTATCCTGAATACCATCAAAAATGTGGCTGTCAATGACCGGCTGGAAATCCACTTCTACGACGGCACATGCGTCAGCTCGGTCACAGAGGTTCATGAAAATCCGGACAATGATCAGACGTAG
- the mnmA gene encoding tRNA 2-thiouridine(34) synthase MnmA — MEKIAVAMSGGLDSAYAAIKLKEQDFDIFGITLQMFCKQHPADDPNHTDEFKEVQALCKKIGIPHVLIRAEEFFTSTVIQNFCDEYIAGRTPNPCVLCNKEIKFGLLLEEALAQGASHITTGHYASIEFEEQTQRFLLKRGRDHTKDQSYFLWRLNQYQLEHTIFPLAEETKEDIKKKITNSNLNIEEKSESQEICFVPHDDYTMFLKKRFHETIHSGNIIDSEGNILGTHKGFPFYTIGQRKGLGISAPHPLYVLEVRPKTNEIVVGERGQLFHKGLVANECNWIKYEEVMCPIRAKAKVRFNTTEKHCTIYPEEHGIKVLFDRPQMSITPGQSVVFYEGEYVIGGGIIEQAIDG, encoded by the coding sequence ATGGAAAAGATCGCAGTTGCAATGAGCGGTGGACTGGACAGCGCGTATGCAGCCATCAAGCTGAAAGAACAGGATTTTGATATTTTTGGCATCACCCTTCAAATGTTTTGTAAACAGCATCCAGCAGACGATCCGAATCACACGGATGAATTTAAGGAAGTACAAGCACTCTGCAAAAAAATTGGTATTCCACACGTTCTTATCAGGGCAGAAGAGTTCTTTACCTCAACGGTCATACAAAATTTCTGCGACGAATATATTGCAGGAAGGACACCGAATCCATGCGTGCTCTGCAATAAGGAAATTAAATTCGGACTGCTCCTCGAAGAAGCGCTTGCACAGGGCGCATCCCACATAACAACTGGGCATTATGCATCCATCGAATTCGAAGAACAAACACAAAGGTTTTTACTCAAACGCGGCAGAGACCACACAAAAGATCAATCGTATTTTTTGTGGAGACTGAACCAATACCAGCTCGAACATACGATTTTTCCTCTTGCAGAAGAGACAAAGGAAGACATCAAAAAAAAGATCACAAATTCTAATCTAAATATTGAAGAAAAATCTGAAAGCCAGGAGATATGCTTCGTACCTCATGATGACTATACAATGTTTTTAAAAAAACGTTTTCACGAGACAATTCATTCCGGAAACATTATCGATTCAGAAGGAAATATTCTCGGTACACATAAGGGATTTCCTTTCTACACGATCGGGCAGCGCAAAGGACTTGGCATCTCTGCGCCCCATCCGCTGTATGTGCTTGAGGTTAGACCGAAAACAAATGAGATCGTGGTTGGAGAGAGAGGTCAATTATTTCATAAAGGATTGGTCGCGAATGAATGTAATTGGATCAAATATGAGGAAGTGATGTGCCCGATAAGAGCAAAGGCAAAAGTACGCTTCAATACAACCGAAAAGCATTGCACAATTTATCCGGAAGAGCATGGAATAAAGGTTCTGTTCGATAGACCGCAAATGAGTATCACTCCCGGGCAGTCAGTGGTATTTTACGAGGGAGAATATGTGATCGGTGGTGGAATTATAGAACAAGCTATCGACGGATAA
- a CDS encoding FxsA family protein — MQKKTVLILFLIFTLVPLIELVLFVKIAPLIGFWRTIAIIIITGLGGAYLAKTQGHGTIEAIKQEISQGKFPAERLLDGAIILVGSVLLITPGFLTDAIGLLCMFPTTRVIFKTPLRNYIKTKFFGEDFIVNS, encoded by the coding sequence ATGCAGAAAAAGACTGTCTTAATCCTCTTCCTGATCTTCACGCTTGTTCCGCTGATCGAGCTCGTACTTTTTGTTAAGATCGCTCCTCTTATCGGGTTCTGGCGCACAATTGCGATCATTATTATAACAGGATTAGGGGGTGCCTATCTTGCAAAAACTCAGGGTCATGGCACCATCGAAGCGATCAAACAGGAGATCTCTCAAGGAAAATTTCCAGCAGAGCGTTTATTGGATGGTGCGATCATTCTTGTAGGCTCTGTCCTGCTTATCACACCGGGATTTTTGACCGATGCAATAGGATTACTCTGTATGTTCCCCACAACGAGGGTAATTTTTAAAACACCCCTTAGGAATTATATAAAAACCAAATTTTTCGGTGAGGATTTTATCGTCAATTCGTAG
- a CDS encoding tetratricopeptide repeat protein, giving the protein MMIKKILKPLVLLSGFLFLCSFVHASNPLYYYSLAEVALDHGNYATADSLLEIAYLIDPTSEEVILERLNVLYYLQNDERLISFAEDVLKNGIILPEVYIMLAEGYLAVGDTKKARDILQNGLHQIEKKSMLYIALYRVAAQEGDGVGAMQYLHKAEIETDDPDILYQIAMEYSRLQDYLMFEMTLQRILRIDPDFMQAHVWLGDFYYNNKDFSRTIEQLKFVLDNSVEITSITLRQLLLSYYFTQQFEDVLDLSEYFPLENMDSVQKRMFFFSAYKAMRFPEAIKYGEALIQEKDMMEPDRLQELYQMMAVSEIQLQHYGRANHYFKEISDQRFLIPHLNILPFIVNETGDVSVFKELLNFADSTRADTLACTMEALLAYNYAKMDSLDLCKKYLNKINFQHCMDDYPLVLIAYAKLKTDTPADSVYALLEMRPRKEMTSAQWLGQYFGDVEDIEKAQYYYTQAFEQDSTNLDLYLNVAQFYNRHDLFEQEIATLDRGVILFPDNPDLLNWLGYSLTEHDMRLDEAKMMLEKAVELAPDNIYIWDSLGWVYYKLGLYQDALNAMHKVIESDVEDSVILYHIGLIYLKNGMEEKAKEALQNSIKVNNNDEAVKNARDALENFK; this is encoded by the coding sequence ATGATGATAAAAAAAATACTCAAGCCGCTTGTTCTGTTGAGCGGCTTTTTATTTCTCTGTTCCTTTGTCCATGCTTCAAACCCGCTCTATTACTACTCTCTTGCAGAGGTTGCTCTGGATCATGGAAACTATGCAACTGCAGACTCTCTCCTCGAAATAGCTTACCTTATCGACCCTACATCAGAAGAGGTGATCCTCGAACGCCTGAATGTGCTCTACTACCTGCAGAATGATGAACGATTGATCTCCTTTGCAGAAGATGTACTGAAAAATGGAATAATCCTCCCTGAGGTGTACATCATGCTGGCAGAAGGATATCTTGCCGTAGGTGATACAAAAAAAGCTCGGGATATTCTCCAGAATGGCTTGCATCAAATCGAAAAGAAAAGCATGCTGTATATAGCATTGTATCGGGTTGCTGCCCAAGAAGGAGATGGTGTGGGTGCAATGCAATACCTTCATAAAGCAGAGATTGAGACTGATGACCCAGACATCCTATATCAGATAGCAATGGAATATTCCCGTCTGCAGGATTACCTTATGTTCGAAATGACGCTGCAGAGAATCCTGCGAATTGATCCTGACTTTATGCAGGCGCATGTATGGCTCGGGGATTTCTATTACAACAATAAAGATTTCTCTCGAACGATCGAGCAACTGAAGTTTGTTCTCGATAATTCAGTGGAAATAACCTCGATCACCCTGCGTCAACTCCTGCTTTCGTATTACTTTACTCAGCAGTTTGAAGATGTTCTCGATCTCTCAGAATATTTTCCGCTTGAGAACATGGACTCAGTTCAGAAAAGGATGTTTTTCTTCTCTGCATACAAAGCGATGAGATTCCCGGAAGCTATTAAATACGGTGAAGCACTGATCCAGGAGAAGGATATGATGGAACCTGACCGTCTTCAGGAGTTGTATCAAATGATGGCTGTATCTGAGATCCAGCTTCAGCATTACGGCCGGGCAAATCATTATTTTAAGGAGATCAGCGACCAGCGTTTCCTCATTCCACATCTCAACATACTTCCTTTTATTGTGAACGAGACCGGAGATGTATCTGTCTTTAAGGAACTGCTCAACTTTGCGGACTCGACCCGGGCAGACACGCTTGCCTGCACCATGGAAGCGCTCCTTGCCTATAACTATGCAAAGATGGACTCCCTAGATTTATGCAAAAAGTATCTTAATAAGATCAATTTTCAACATTGTATGGACGATTATCCTCTCGTGCTGATCGCCTATGCTAAGTTAAAAACAGATACCCCTGCAGATTCTGTCTATGCTCTTCTTGAGATGCGTCCCCGCAAGGAAATGACAAGCGCTCAATGGCTTGGTCAATATTTTGGAGATGTGGAAGACATCGAAAAAGCACAATATTATTACACACAAGCGTTCGAGCAGGACAGCACCAATCTCGACCTGTATTTGAACGTCGCACAATTCTATAATCGGCACGATCTCTTTGAACAGGAGATCGCAACACTTGATAGGGGAGTCATCCTTTTCCCGGATAATCCCGATCTTCTGAATTGGCTGGGATATTCACTGACAGAACACGACATGCGTCTTGATGAAGCGAAGATGATGCTTGAAAAAGCGGTCGAACTTGCGCCCGATAATATCTATATCTGGGATAGTCTCGGATGGGTCTATTATAAACTCGGTTTGTATCAGGATGCACTCAATGCGATGCACAAGGTAATTGAAAGTGATGTCGAGGACTCAGTCATCTTATATCATATCGGGCTGATCTATCTTAAGAACGGCATGGAAGAAAAAGCAAAGGAAGCTTTACAGAACTCTATTAAGGTGAATAATAATGATGAAGCTGTGAAAAATGCTCGAGATGCACTAGAGAATTTTAAATGA
- a CDS encoding M48 family metalloprotease, which yields MKNKSRFFMGAILLVIGIISINLFASENLTINRESAYLRSGPGSYYPPKATLPQGYVVVLIEDKDAWLNVQADTIDGFISRKVTEGKKESEDLFAEIGSQKAITEISQIGMTAGIKAMSGKFSKKIDEKIDFIDEFLSYHIDPYKFEQFRDDTYRSTNLKKIQKSVKLPRFDAPQFFTFSEEAMGFAIANKIAELGLYHNTSLQDYINYVGLLVAQASDSYDIPYKFFILDLNVPNAYSCPGGIVFITTGMLQAIANEAELAAVLAHEIAHVSHYHGMQELEKRKVQIIAEDSFAELDELSDELYGHDEKYDDVEAELEDIALSIYETIYQGRLEEYEEEADGLALLYTARAGYYPNALEHILMRLILLGKASNNEHYTQDQIGWRKDLVEEKLENMSLPKGLQYWEDRYLQKTKSLSSSKY from the coding sequence ATGAAAAATAAATCGCGATTTTTTATGGGTGCGATCTTACTCGTTATAGGAATAATTTCGATCAATCTCTTTGCATCTGAAAATCTGACGATCAATCGTGAATCGGCATACCTGAGAAGCGGTCCGGGATCCTACTATCCCCCGAAAGCAACATTGCCACAGGGATACGTGGTCGTCCTCATAGAAGATAAGGATGCATGGCTGAATGTTCAGGCTGATACCATCGATGGATTCATTTCCCGGAAAGTGACCGAAGGCAAAAAGGAATCCGAAGACCTCTTCGCAGAGATCGGCTCACAAAAAGCAATTACTGAAATTTCTCAGATTGGTATGACAGCAGGCATCAAGGCGATGAGTGGTAAATTCTCAAAAAAGATCGATGAAAAGATCGACTTTATTGATGAATTTTTGAGCTATCATATCGATCCGTATAAATTTGAACAATTCAGGGACGACACCTATCGCAGCACAAATCTTAAAAAAATCCAGAAAAGTGTAAAACTCCCCCGCTTTGATGCACCGCAATTTTTTACCTTCTCAGAAGAAGCAATGGGATTTGCAATTGCAAATAAGATTGCCGAACTCGGTCTCTACCACAACACATCGCTTCAGGATTACATTAATTATGTGGGACTTCTTGTCGCCCAGGCAAGCGATTCCTATGATATTCCCTACAAATTTTTTATCCTGGATCTGAATGTGCCGAATGCATACTCCTGCCCGGGCGGAATCGTTTTCATTACAACTGGTATGCTTCAGGCAATAGCAAACGAGGCAGAGCTGGCAGCGGTACTCGCCCACGAAATAGCCCATGTCTCACATTATCACGGTATGCAGGAACTCGAGAAAAGGAAAGTGCAGATCATCGCAGAAGATTCTTTTGCAGAACTTGATGAACTCTCTGATGAACTGTATGGTCATGACGAAAAATATGATGATGTGGAGGCTGAACTCGAGGATATAGCACTCTCTATCTATGAAACGATCTACCAGGGACGTCTGGAAGAATATGAAGAAGAAGCAGATGGATTAGCGCTTCTCTATACGGCTCGTGCAGGCTACTATCCCAATGCCTTGGAACACATTCTTATGCGCCTGATCCTTCTTGGTAAAGCTTCGAATAACGAACATTATACACAGGATCAGATCGGATGGAGAAAAGATCTTGTGGAAGAGAAGCTTGAAAACATGAGTCTTCCCAAAGGGCTTCAATATTGGGAAGATCGCTATCTGCAAAAGACAAAATCGCTCTCATCCTCAAAATATTGA